The nucleotide window TTGGTGGCCGGCCCCGACTTCTTGGACGACGTGCGCTTGCGCTTCTTGGGCTCGTCCTTCCCGGTCTCCTGGACGAGCCCCGCCTTGCGCAGCCGCCGCAGGCAGGGGTAGAGAGAGCCGAAGGAGACGGTCCAGAGGGGCCCCAGGGTGACCCCGAGGCGCTTGCGGATCTCGTACCCGTGCATCGGCCCCTCCTTGAGGAGGCCGAGGATCGCGATCTCGAGTGATGAGGACGAAGCCATCCGGGCGTTCTTCCCTGTGTCGATTCCCTGTGTGCCGATACGTCGGTTAGATATATCGAACCGATATATCGAGATACCCTCCGCATCATACCCGCGTCAAGCTCGGTGGGTGGCCCTTCTCGGCCCGGACGGTTTCGTAGGGTGGGGCCTGCGGGGCCGGGCCCTTGCCCGCGCCGGAAGCGACCGGGGAGAATGGCCGGACGATGCACGGGACCGTCGACTACGGACTCGCCAGGCGCGCGGTGCTGCAGCGCTTCCGCGCCGGCCGCCTCTCCCGCTCCCTCCGGCTGGCCGGACTCATCGCCACCGTCGCCGAGCGCGGGCTCGACGGGACCGTCGTCTTCGCCGGCTACCGCGAGGACGCACCGCGCGTTGCGGGCGCGTTCGACGTGTTCGTGCTTCCGTCGATCCACGAGGGGCTCCCCATCGCGTTGCTCGAGGGAATGGTGTGGGGGACGCCCGCGGTCGTGACCCGCGTCGGGGGGAACGCCGAGGTCGTGGACGACGGTGTCACCACAACCGGCATCGCCCACCTGTCCCAAGGACGGTGGTCGTGGAAGTCCGCCGACATCCCTCCCGTCGACCTCAACACCGCCACCTTGGAAGTGCTGGACACGCTACCGGGGGTTGGTCCCGTCACCGGTCAGGCCATTCTCGACTGGCGGGCCGAGCACGGTGTGTTCAGCAGCGTCGACGAGCTGCTCGAGGTGGACCCCGACAAGGTCGCCTCGGCCGCGCTCGCGGAGCACGGGTCCACCGCCCCCGACGCGGTCAAGCAGCTGCGTGAGGTGCTCGAGGAGACCCGCGCGTGGGCCGACGAGAACGGGATGCCGCACGGTCGCGGCATCCTGGCTCGGACCGCGGTGGTCCTCGAGGGCATCACCGATGAGGTGCCGACCGCGACGCCGCCAGACGACGAGCGGTCGGCGGAGCAGGTCGAGAGCGCCCCGGAGTAGCGTCACCGAAGTGCTAGTTGCGCACAGGCCTCCTAAACGAGCCCGCACGCCTGGACGGGGAAACCCGGCCGCTTCAGAGCGAGACGATGTTGAGGTTCGTGACGCGGTCCTCGTCACCCTCGTCCTCGACCTCGAAGCGGACCCGCTGGCCGACGCGCAGCTCGAGCAGGCCCGAGGCCGCGAACGCCTCCTGGTCGACCGACAGCTCACGGAGCTGATCGTCGAGCAGCGTCGCGGTCTGCGTCTCGTGGTCGAAGCTTCGCACGGTGCCCTGCGGCATCGGGGCGCGTCCTCCGAACGGGTCGGCCGATCGTACCCGGGCCCCGTACTAGGCTCGCGCCAACGCGGAGGTGGACCGTGGCCGAGGACCCGGAGCGCGACGAGCAGCAGGAGGAGACCGCGCCACGTGAGGGCGGCGTGCAGGAGGTCGCGCCCGGGACACCGCTCACCCAGCAGGTGGGCCGCGCCGTCATGGTGGTGTCCGCCATCCTCTTCGTCATCTTCGCGCTCGCGAACTTCCAGTACGTCGACTTCTCCTGGATCTTCGGCGAGACCGAGGTCGTCAAGCAGGGCGGCGAGCGGGTCTCGGGCGGGATCCCGCTGATCGTGCTGCTCGTGATCGCCTTCGGGCTCGGGATCCTGGTCGGAACCTTCGGGGCGTGGCGCCGGGGGCGCCGGGGCAGCCGCGGGAAACGTCGCGACGAACGCGAGCGCGGCTAACGCTGGCCAAGCAGCTTGGGGCCGCGCCCGCTGGCGATCCGATACTGACGCGCGGCCTGCCGAGGAGGACCCTGCGAACGGCTGGTATCGATCTCGCGGTCGCAGCGAAGAACACGGGCGTGGCGATCCTGACGCGGCACGCAGCCGGCGTCCACGTCGACCAACTGTCGACGGGCGCCCAGGATCACAAGTCAGGAGAACGGGCCCACGTGCTCAAGTCCGAGATCTCCGATGCTCTTGATCAGGAGTTCCATCTTGCGCCGCACGGCGATCCAGCCGACGATCACCAGTTGGACGCGCTCATCGCCGCTCTCGTGGCAGGTCTAGCGCGACAAGGGAGAACCGCTCCCATCCCTGACGAGTGGCTGGAGGACGCGGTGCGGGAGGGTTGGATCCACGTCCCGATCGGTGTGGTCAGCGACGGGTAGCCCTCTCAGTGTGGGCTCAGCGCAAGACGCCACAGAGGCCGAAGATGCCAGGGCACCTCAGGGCAGTTCGCGCGTTCGAGCGTGACACGTGGCTGGGCTTGCGCCCGCATCATCCGCGTGGGCGTGGCGGACACCCGGATCGAGGCGGGGGCGGCCCCTTGCGGCGCTCCATCGACTATCCGTGGCCTGGATGACGTACGGCGTCGTTGTGGGACGATGCCGCGCTAGCGCAGAAGCCGGCCGATGACGCGAACGCGCATGGATGCGTGTTTCCGTCGGGCTGACGTGCCCTGGTCGCGATGGCGGTGACGCGAACGCGCGCGGATGCGTGTTCCCGTCGGGCTTGACGTGACCGGTCGAGCCCCGCGGTGCCGTGCAGCAGCGTGGACTGCCTGACAGGCGCGTTCTCCGAAGACGGCGGCGACCGGCCCGACGAGCACGACGCCGTCCCGCCCATCTCAGCCGCCGACGCGCGCGGCGACGGCGCGGCGGACACGGTCGGCGAGCAGGGTCCCCATCCCGAGCGCGTCGAGCAGCTGGGTGGGATCGTCGAGGTCGTCCACGGTGGTGTGCATCGCGACCGCGCCCTTCTGCAGCAGGTACAGGCGGTGTGCGAGCCGGATCGCGAACGTCACGTTCTGCTCCACCAGCAGCACCGCGGTCCCCGCATCGTTCACCTGACGCAGCACCTCGGTCAGGTCCGCCACCGCGGTCGGTGCGAGTCCCTGCGACGGCTCGTCCACGATCAACAGCTTCGGATCGCTCATCAGCGCCCGCCCCGCGGCGAGCATCGCCCGCTCGCCGCCGGACATCGTCCCGGCGCGCTGGTCCATCCGTTCCTGCAACCTCGGGAACACGTCGAGGACGCGGTCGAGGTTGGCCGCGTAGCGGTCCTTGTCCGCGACGGTCGCCCCGCCGAGACGGAGGTTCTGCTCGACCGTGAGGTTGGGGAACACACGGCTGCCCTGGGGCACGTGGGCGAGCCCGGCTCGGACCCGGTCCTCGGGCTGCAGGTGGCTGATGTCGTCGCCGTCGAGGAACACCGATCCGCGCCAGATCTCCACGAGCCCCGAGACGCAGTTCAGCGTCACGGACTTGCCCGCCCCGTTGAGTCCGAGGATGGCGACGAACTCCCCGTGATCGACGTCGAACTCGACCCCGTGCAGGACGGGATGCGATCCGAACCCCGTGTACAGGTCGCGTACCTCCAGCAGAGCCATCACGCCACCTCCGTCGTCTCGGCTGCGGCTTCCTCGCCGAGGTAGGCCCCGACCACGGCCGGCGAGGCGAGGACCCGCTCGGTCGGGCCCCAGGTCAGCGTGCGGCCCTGGTGCAGCACGTAGGTCGCGTCGCAGACGTCCTGCACGATGGGCAGGTGGTGCTCGATGAGCAGCACGGTGCGCCCGAGGGTGTCGCGGATCGCGGCGAGCCGTTCCGCCAGGGACTCCGCGGCGGCAGGTGCCATCCCCGCCGACGGCTCGTCGAGCAGCAGCAGTTCGGGGCCGGTGACGAGGGCGCATCCCAACTCGACGATGCGCTTCTGGCCGTGTGACAGGTCTGCCACGCGTTTGTGGGCGACGTCGCCGAAGCCGAGCGCCTCGACCGCCTCGTCGGCGCGCTCGCGCATCTGCACCTCGATGGCCTTCACGTGCCCGCCACCCACGATGGCGTCGAGGTCGCCGTACGTGGCCAGTG belongs to Actinomycetota bacterium and includes:
- a CDS encoding PadR family transcriptional regulator, with the protein product MASSSSLEIAILGLLKEGPMHGYEIRKRLGVTLGPLWTVSFGSLYPCLRRLRKAGLVQETGKDEPKKRKRTSSKKSGPAT
- a CDS encoding ABC transporter ATP-binding protein, with the protein product MMALLEVRDLYTGFGSHPVLHGVEFDVDHGEFVAILGLNGAGKSVTLNCVSGLVEIWRGSVFLDGDDISHLQPEDRVRAGLAHVPQGSRVFPNLTVEQNLRLGGATVADKDRYAANLDRVLDVFPRLQERMDQRAGTMSGGERAMLAAGRALMSDPKLLIVDEPSQGLAPTAVADLTEVLRQVNDAGTAVLLVEQNVTFAIRLAHRLYLLQKGAVAMHTTVDDLDDPTQLLDALGMGTLLADRVRRAVAARVGG
- a CDS encoding DUF429 domain-containing protein, whose amino-acid sequence is MAILTRHAAGVHVDQLSTGAQDHKSGERAHVLKSEISDALDQEFHLAPHGDPADDHQLDALIAALVAGLARQGRTAPIPDEWLEDAVREGWIHVPIGVVSDG
- a CDS encoding glycosyltransferase; amino-acid sequence: MHGTVDYGLARRAVLQRFRAGRLSRSLRLAGLIATVAERGLDGTVVFAGYREDAPRVAGAFDVFVLPSIHEGLPIALLEGMVWGTPAVVTRVGGNAEVVDDGVTTTGIAHLSQGRWSWKSADIPPVDLNTATLEVLDTLPGVGPVTGQAILDWRAEHGVFSSVDELLEVDPDKVASAALAEHGSTAPDAVKQLREVLEETRAWADENGMPHGRGILARTAVVLEGITDEVPTATPPDDERSAEQVESAPE